A portion of the Streptomyces sp. YPW6 genome contains these proteins:
- a CDS encoding NAD(P)H-binding protein has product MILVTGATGAVGREVAVLLAAAGPVRILARRPERLTVRGEGVEVVEGGYGDGPALDRALRGVDAVFLVTNSPTEPDDERVARAAEAAGVRHLVKLSMMAVEEPGADDFITRRQRQNEEAIRESGVPWTFVRPRTFMSNTLSWAPGIRSAGVVRALYGDAPVACVDPRDVAAVAVAVLTGTGHEGRAYAVSGPEAITAREQTAQLSRVLGRPLRFEELGLDAARTALLAKYPRPVAEAFLESAERQRTGAKAAVVPTVQELTGRQARSYRTWSADHAGAFTTA; this is encoded by the coding sequence GTGATTCTCGTGACGGGTGCGACCGGAGCGGTGGGCCGCGAGGTCGCCGTACTGCTGGCGGCTGCCGGCCCCGTACGGATTCTCGCCCGCCGTCCGGAGCGTCTGACGGTACGAGGCGAGGGGGTCGAGGTCGTCGAAGGGGGGTACGGGGACGGCCCCGCCCTCGACCGGGCCCTGCGGGGCGTCGACGCGGTCTTCCTGGTGACGAACAGCCCCACGGAGCCCGACGACGAGCGGGTCGCGCGGGCGGCGGAGGCGGCAGGCGTCCGCCACCTGGTCAAGCTCTCCATGATGGCGGTCGAGGAGCCGGGTGCCGACGACTTCATCACGCGGCGCCAGCGGCAGAACGAGGAGGCGATCAGGGAGTCGGGGGTTCCGTGGACGTTCGTCCGCCCCCGGACGTTCATGTCCAACACGCTGTCCTGGGCGCCCGGCATCCGCTCGGCGGGAGTGGTGCGCGCTCTGTACGGAGACGCTCCGGTGGCGTGCGTCGATCCCCGTGACGTCGCCGCGGTGGCGGTCGCCGTGCTGACCGGCACGGGCCACGAGGGCAGGGCGTACGCCGTCTCGGGCCCGGAGGCGATCACCGCGCGGGAACAGACCGCGCAGCTCTCCCGGGTGCTGGGGCGGCCACTGCGCTTCGAGGAACTGGGCCTGGACGCCGCACGCACCGCCCTGCTGGCGAAGTACCCGCGGCCCGTCGCGGAAGCCTTCCTGGAGAGCGCCGAGCGGCAGCGGACGGGCGCGAAGGCGGCGGTGGTGCCCACGGTCCAGGAGCTGACGGGGCGACAGGCCCGTTCGTACCGCACCTGGTCGGCCGATCACGCCGGCGCGTTCACCACCGCATAG
- a CDS encoding ScbR family autoregulator-binding transcription factor, with amino-acid sequence MAKQDRAIRTRQAILMAAAQAFEKYGYQAATITEILKSADVTKGALYFHFPSKEDLALGVLDAQEPPQTVPEQSLKLQELIDLGMLFSHRLQTSLLARAGVRLSMDQQAQGLDRSGPFLRWQEATHHLLAQAKHHGELLPHVNPTDTADLYVAAFAGTQAVSQTLTNYQDLQRRHITLQQHILPSIAAPSILTALDLTPARAERLGRLDPAD; translated from the coding sequence ATGGCCAAGCAGGACCGGGCGATCCGCACCCGCCAGGCAATCCTGATGGCAGCGGCCCAGGCTTTCGAGAAATACGGATATCAAGCCGCGACGATCACCGAAATACTCAAAAGCGCCGACGTCACGAAAGGCGCTCTCTACTTTCATTTTCCGTCCAAGGAAGATCTCGCGCTCGGTGTTCTCGATGCCCAGGAGCCGCCGCAGACCGTTCCGGAGCAGTCCCTCAAACTCCAGGAACTCATCGATCTGGGAATGCTGTTCAGCCACCGCCTGCAGACCAGTCTCCTCGCCCGGGCGGGCGTGCGCCTGTCCATGGACCAGCAGGCCCAGGGCCTCGACCGCAGCGGTCCCTTCCTCCGCTGGCAGGAAGCCACCCATCACCTCCTCGCACAGGCCAAACACCACGGTGAGCTGCTCCCCCACGTCAACCCCACCGATACGGCGGACCTGTACGTGGCCGCCTTCGCGGGCACCCAGGCCGTATCCCAGACTCTCACCAACTACCAGGACCTGCAGCGCCGCCACATCACGCTCCAGCAGCACATACTCCCCAGCATCGCCGCGCCCTCCATCCTCACCGCCCTCGATCTGACCCCCGCGCGGGCCGAACGCCTTGGCCGGCTGGACCCGGCGGACTGA
- a CDS encoding ScbA/BarX family gamma-butyrolactone biosynthesis protein — protein MPEAAALIDSVPAMDSEADMVHPVGIDMVHRTRPEDAFPRNWVRLAHDRFSVAAVLPHDHPFFAPVGGDRHDPLLVAEAMRQAAMLAFHAGYGVPLGYHFLMADLDYVCHPDHLGVGGAPTEIDVEVFCSDLKWRSGLPVQGRVGWAVHRGGELAATGMGATRFSSPKVYRRMRGGAPAEGISIPEAPPVAAARAGRRRTEDVVLSDTGRDGVWELRVDTRHPTLFQRPNDHVPGMLLLEAARQAACLAAGPGGIVPAEASTRFHRYAEFGSPCWIGAVIQPEEADDTVTVRVTGHQDDRPVFTTLLSGPRADG, from the coding sequence ATGCCCGAAGCAGCAGCCCTGATCGACTCGGTGCCGGCAATGGATTCGGAGGCCGACATGGTGCATCCCGTGGGGATCGACATGGTGCACCGGACCCGGCCGGAAGATGCCTTTCCGCGTAACTGGGTGCGCCTGGCGCACGATCGGTTCTCGGTGGCGGCGGTCCTGCCGCACGATCACCCGTTCTTCGCCCCGGTGGGCGGTGACCGGCACGACCCGCTGCTGGTCGCCGAAGCGATGCGGCAGGCGGCCATGCTCGCCTTCCACGCCGGCTACGGAGTTCCGCTGGGCTACCACTTCCTGATGGCGGACCTGGACTACGTGTGCCACCCGGACCACCTGGGCGTCGGCGGAGCCCCCACCGAGATAGACGTCGAGGTGTTCTGTTCCGACCTGAAGTGGCGGAGCGGGCTGCCCGTGCAGGGGCGTGTCGGCTGGGCGGTCCACCGGGGCGGGGAGTTGGCCGCGACGGGGATGGGCGCGACCCGCTTCAGCAGCCCCAAGGTGTACCGGCGGATGCGTGGGGGAGCGCCCGCCGAAGGGATATCGATACCGGAGGCGCCGCCGGTCGCCGCCGCCCGGGCCGGCCGGAGGAGGACCGAGGACGTGGTCCTGTCGGACACCGGCCGCGACGGCGTCTGGGAGCTGCGCGTGGACACCCGGCACCCGACGCTGTTCCAGCGCCCCAACGACCATGTCCCGGGCATGCTGCTGCTGGAGGCGGCCCGTCAGGCGGCCTGCCTCGCGGCGGGGCCCGGTGGCATCGTCCCGGCGGAGGCGAGCACGCGGTTCCACCGGTACGCCGAGTTCGGCAGCCCGTGCTGGATCGGCGCGGTGATCCAGCCGGAGGAGGCGGACGATACGGTGACGGTCCGGGTGACGGGCCATCAGGACGACCGACCGGTCTTCACCACGCTCCTGTCCGGCCCGCGGGCCGACGGCTGA
- a CDS encoding GlxA family transcriptional regulator, translating to MGNAHRVAVLALDGVYPFELGIPSRVLGAADGRYSVVTCSVDGGPVRTNADFSVTVEHGPEVLASADTLVIPPFDTSLLTRQAPPAAVAALAAVRPGARVVSICTGAFLLASAGLLEGRRATTHWALAELFRSWYPQVRLDPDVLFVDDGDVLTSAGAASGVDVCLHLVRADHGSEIANRVARLCVVPPWRDGGQAQYIEQPVPAPDAHSTAATREWALRHLDEPLGLASLADHARMSLRTFVRRFNEEVGMSPGRWVVQQRVDRARHLLESTDLAVDEIAARVGFATGASLRQHLHAAIGVTPLAYRRTFRGAVLAAGRP from the coding sequence ATGGGAAACGCCCACCGCGTCGCCGTACTCGCCCTGGACGGGGTGTATCCGTTCGAACTCGGTATCCCGAGCCGGGTCCTCGGCGCGGCCGACGGCCGCTACTCCGTGGTGACCTGCTCCGTGGACGGCGGGCCCGTGCGCACCAACGCCGACTTCTCGGTCACCGTCGAGCACGGCCCCGAGGTACTGGCGTCGGCGGACACCCTGGTCATCCCGCCCTTCGACACCTCCCTCCTCACCCGTCAGGCACCCCCGGCCGCCGTCGCGGCGCTCGCCGCCGTACGCCCCGGCGCCCGCGTCGTGTCCATCTGCACCGGCGCCTTCCTCCTCGCCTCCGCCGGGCTGCTGGAGGGCAGGCGGGCCACCACCCACTGGGCGCTCGCGGAGCTCTTCCGGTCCTGGTACCCGCAGGTGCGGCTCGACCCGGACGTCCTCTTCGTCGACGACGGGGACGTGCTCACGTCGGCCGGCGCGGCGTCCGGCGTCGACGTCTGCCTGCACCTGGTCCGCGCGGACCACGGCAGCGAGATCGCCAACCGAGTGGCCCGGCTCTGCGTCGTACCGCCGTGGCGCGACGGCGGACAGGCCCAGTACATCGAGCAGCCCGTGCCCGCTCCGGACGCGCACAGCACCGCCGCCACCCGTGAGTGGGCCCTGCGCCACCTCGACGAACCGCTGGGCCTGGCGAGCCTCGCCGACCACGCCCGGATGAGCCTGCGCACCTTCGTCCGGCGCTTCAACGAGGAGGTCGGCATGAGTCCGGGCCGGTGGGTCGTCCAGCAGCGGGTCGACCGGGCCCGTCATCTCCTGGAGTCCACGGACCTGGCGGTGGACGAGATCGCCGCGCGGGTCGGCTTCGCCACCGGTGCGTCGTTGCGCCAGCATCTGCACGCCGCCATCGGCGTCACTCCACTGGCCTACCGGCGGACTTTCCGCGGCGCGGTCCTCGCGGCCGGGCGGCCCTGA